In Rouxiella sp. WC2420, the following proteins share a genomic window:
- the dppF gene encoding dipeptide ABC transporter ATP-binding subunit DppF produces the protein MSLNHTTGKQPLLKAIDLKKHYAVKGGMFKPERTVKALDGVSFELERGKTLAVVGESGCGKSTLGRLLTMIEVPTHGELYYQGQDLLKPDVTAEKLRRQKIQIVFQNPYGSLNPRKKVGQILEEPLLINTKLSSAERREKALAMMAKVGLKTEHYDRYPHMFSGGQRQRIAIARGLMLDPDVVIADEPVSALDVSVRAQVLNLMMDLQQDLGLSYVFISHDLSVVEHIADEVMVMYLGRCVEKGSKEAVFSNPRHPYTQALLSATPRLNPDDRRERIKLTGELPSPLNPPAGCAFNARCRRAFSTCTQVQPQLKQYGDQLVACFAVDQDEQENTATHG, from the coding sequence ATGAGTCTTAATCACACCACCGGAAAGCAGCCGCTGCTGAAGGCTATCGATCTGAAAAAACACTATGCGGTGAAAGGCGGGATGTTTAAGCCTGAACGCACAGTAAAGGCTCTGGACGGCGTCTCTTTCGAACTTGAACGCGGCAAGACTCTGGCCGTAGTGGGAGAATCAGGCTGTGGTAAATCCACGCTGGGCCGGCTATTGACCATGATTGAAGTGCCGACCCACGGCGAACTTTATTATCAGGGGCAGGACCTGCTCAAGCCAGACGTCACCGCTGAAAAGCTGCGTCGCCAGAAAATCCAGATCGTGTTCCAGAACCCTTACGGTTCATTGAATCCGCGTAAGAAAGTCGGGCAGATTCTGGAAGAGCCGCTGCTGATTAATACCAAATTGAGCAGTGCTGAACGCCGCGAAAAAGCTCTGGCTATGATGGCAAAAGTAGGTCTGAAAACTGAGCATTACGACCGTTATCCGCACATGTTTTCTGGTGGACAGCGTCAACGTATTGCTATCGCTCGTGGCCTGATGCTGGACCCGGACGTCGTGATCGCCGATGAACCCGTGTCGGCGCTGGACGTTTCCGTTCGTGCGCAGGTATTAAACTTGATGATGGACCTACAGCAGGATCTCGGGCTGTCGTACGTATTTATTTCGCACGATCTTTCAGTGGTTGAGCACATCGCCGATGAAGTGATGGTGATGTATCTCGGGCGTTGCGTGGAAAAGGGCTCGAAAGAGGCGGTATTCAGTAATCCGCGTCATCCTTATACTCAGGCTCTGCTATCGGCAACGCCGCGACTGAATCCTGACGACCGCCGTGAGCGCATCAAGCTTACTGGCGAATTGCCAAGCCCACTGAATCCGCCGGCCGGCTGCGCGTTTAACGCCCGCTGTCGTCGTGCTTTCAGCACTTGTACGCAGGTTCAGCCACAGTTGAAGCAGTACGGTGATCAGCTGGTGGCCTGCTTTGCCGTCGATCAGGACGAGCAGGAAAATACCGCTACTCACGGATAA
- a CDS encoding M16 family metallopeptidase, with amino-acid sequence MQGTRIRLLLGGLLLASAYSNVQAEALQPDPAWQQGKLDNGFNWQLLTTPQRPNDRIELRLVVRTGSLAENPQQQGFAHFLPRLALIRSEGFTTAQLQSFWQQAIDNQRPMSPAVTSYDFTSYNLSLPNGRPDLIKSALHWLVDTGGKMVVTPDSLHAAWQAPQDPIDSVPSDSGDGWWRYRIGGSTLVGHSPELLPAKTVKAADLGKFYHQWYTPDVMTLYVVGNVDSRAMAEQIKSAFASLKGSRQIPQTMPTLSDVAPKVMSTFDPSLTQDRLSLMWSMPWQPIQDSPALNAYWRSDLAREALFLHLQQALKTPADSKESKDGGSIQPALGFDCRVQYQHAQCAVRMEAPKEAIQPALKRLAGELVKVRDNGLSQAEFDALVAQKKDQLGQLFAIYARTDTGVLMSQRLRSQQNGVVDIAPEQYQKLRQAFLSTLTLPDFNQELKQQLSHDPSMMLVQPKGEAELSVKTLQDTYDSIVVPTAATPADAPPSTDASQASTSAGSGSSTTVQ; translated from the coding sequence ATGCAGGGCACCAGAATTCGCTTACTCCTTGGTGGGTTGTTGTTGGCTTCGGCTTACAGCAACGTGCAGGCCGAAGCATTACAACCCGATCCGGCCTGGCAACAGGGTAAACTGGATAACGGCTTTAACTGGCAATTGCTTACTACGCCGCAGCGTCCCAACGATCGCATCGAACTGAGATTAGTCGTTCGTACCGGATCGCTGGCAGAAAATCCGCAGCAGCAAGGCTTCGCGCACTTTTTACCGCGCCTGGCATTAATCCGCAGTGAAGGTTTTACCACTGCTCAGCTCCAGTCTTTTTGGCAACAGGCGATTGATAATCAACGCCCGATGTCACCCGCAGTCACGTCCTACGACTTTACCTCCTACAACTTGAGTTTGCCGAACGGCCGCCCTGATTTGATTAAGTCGGCGTTGCACTGGTTGGTTGATACCGGCGGCAAAATGGTGGTCACTCCAGATTCTCTGCATGCCGCCTGGCAGGCTCCACAGGACCCGATCGATTCAGTGCCGTCTGACTCTGGCGATGGCTGGTGGCGTTACCGTATTGGCGGCTCGACGCTGGTTGGACACAGCCCGGAACTGTTGCCAGCCAAAACTGTGAAAGCGGCCGATCTCGGCAAGTTCTACCACCAGTGGTACACCCCAGACGTGATGACACTCTACGTCGTGGGTAACGTAGATAGCCGCGCCATGGCCGAGCAGATAAAAAGTGCCTTCGCGTCGTTAAAAGGCAGTCGCCAAATACCACAAACGATGCCAACTTTGTCTGATGTTGCGCCAAAAGTGATGTCGACGTTTGATCCCTCATTAACTCAGGACCGGCTTTCACTGATGTGGAGCATGCCGTGGCAACCTATCCAAGATTCACCAGCGCTAAATGCTTACTGGCGCAGCGATCTGGCGCGTGAGGCGCTGTTCCTGCACTTGCAGCAGGCGCTGAAAACTCCAGCTGACAGCAAAGAATCCAAAGACGGTGGCTCGATTCAACCCGCGCTTGGCTTTGATTGCCGTGTGCAATACCAGCATGCGCAATGCGCAGTTCGTATGGAGGCGCCTAAGGAGGCGATTCAGCCAGCGTTAAAACGCCTGGCTGGCGAATTGGTTAAAGTCCGCGATAACGGCCTGTCACAGGCTGAGTTTGACGCGCTGGTTGCTCAGAAGAAAGACCAGCTCGGTCAGCTATTCGCCATCTATGCGCGTACCGATACCGGTGTATTAATGAGCCAGCGCCTGCGTTCACAGCAAAATGGCGTGGTAGATATCGCCCCGGAGCAGTATCAAAAACTGCGCCAGGCATTTTTGTCGACCCTTACGCTGCCTGATTTTAATCAGGAGCTGAAACAGCAGCTGTCGCATGACCCTTCAATGATGCTGGTACAGCCTAAAGGCGAAGCTGAGCTGAGTGTGAAAACGCTTCAGGATACCTATGACTCGATCGTAGTACCTACGGCAGCGACACCAGCGGATGCTCCACCGAGTACCGATGCCTCCCAGGCTTCAACTTCGGCGGGTTCAGGCAGTTCGACTACGGTTCAGTAA
- the dppB gene encoding dipeptide ABC transporter permease DppB codes for MLQFILRRLGLVIPTFIGITLLTFAFVHLIPGDPVTIMAGERGVSPERHAQLMAEMGLDKPLYQQYFHYVDGVLHGDLGMSLSSHTPVWHEFIPRFEATLELGICAMIFAVIVGIPVGVLAAVKRGSVFDHTAVGISLTGYSMPIFWWGIMLVMLVSVHWNITPVSGRISDTVFLDDSKPLTGFALIDTLIWGEPGDFKDAVMHMILPAIVLGTIPLAVIVRMTRSSMLEVLGEDYIRTARAKGVSRMRVIVVHALRNAMLPVVTVIGLQVGTLLGGAILTETIFSWPGVGRWLIEALQRRDYPVVQGGVLLVATLIILVNLLVDVLYGIVNPRIRHKK; via the coding sequence ATGCTGCAGTTCATACTCCGACGTTTGGGGTTAGTGATCCCAACGTTTATCGGCATTACTTTGCTGACCTTTGCCTTCGTGCACCTGATCCCCGGCGACCCCGTAACGATTATGGCCGGTGAACGCGGTGTTTCTCCTGAGCGCCACGCTCAGCTAATGGCAGAAATGGGGCTCGACAAGCCTCTTTATCAACAATATTTCCATTATGTGGACGGTGTGCTGCACGGTGATCTGGGCATGTCGTTGAGCAGTCATACGCCGGTATGGCACGAATTCATTCCACGCTTTGAGGCGACACTGGAACTGGGGATCTGCGCGATGATTTTCGCGGTGATTGTCGGTATCCCGGTGGGCGTGCTGGCGGCGGTAAAACGAGGATCGGTATTTGACCATACGGCGGTAGGGATTTCCCTGACCGGCTATTCGATGCCGATTTTCTGGTGGGGGATCATGCTGGTCATGCTGGTCTCGGTTCACTGGAATATCACGCCCGTTTCCGGGCGAATAAGCGATACCGTCTTCCTGGATGACAGTAAACCGCTGACCGGTTTTGCGCTGATAGATACCCTGATCTGGGGCGAGCCGGGCGACTTCAAAGATGCGGTGATGCACATGATCCTGCCGGCGATTGTGCTCGGCACCATCCCCTTGGCGGTGATTGTGCGTATGACGCGTTCTTCGATGCTTGAAGTTCTCGGCGAGGACTACATCCGCACTGCCCGCGCCAAAGGTGTGAGTCGCATGCGAGTTATCGTGGTGCACGCCCTGCGTAACGCCATGCTGCCGGTGGTCACAGTGATTGGTTTGCAGGTCGGTACGCTGCTTGGCGGCGCGATCCTGACTGAAACCATCTTCTCCTGGCCGGGCGTCGGACGCTGGCTGATAGAGGCTTTGCAGCGCCGCGACTATCCGGTAGTGCAGGGCGGTGTATTGCTGGTCGCCACGCTAATTATCCTGGTTAACCTGTTGGTGGACGTGCTGTACGGCATTGTTAACCCGCGTATTCGTCACAAGAAATAA
- the dppD gene encoding dipeptide ABC transporter ATP-binding protein — MEATIIQDVPVGKTLLTVNKLSVHFGDQGTPFRAVDRISYTVKQGEVVGIVGESGSGKSVSSLALMGLIDFPGKVMADTLEFGGQNLQGISEKQRRQIVGSEVAMIFQDPMTSLNPCYTVGFQIMEAIKVHQGGNKKTRRQRTIDLLNLVGIPDPASRLDVYPHQLSGGMSQRVMIAMAIACRPKLLIADEPTTALDVTIQAQIIELLLELQQKENMALMLITHDLALVAEAAHHIIVMYAGQVVETGPAAEIFRAPRHPYTQALLRSLPEFSTDKARLQSLPGVVPGKYDRPNGCLLNPRCPYANDRCRKEEPALQGEPGRQSKCHYPLDDAGRPTYES, encoded by the coding sequence ATGGAAGCGACAATAATTCAAGATGTACCAGTGGGCAAAACGCTGCTCACCGTAAATAAGCTGTCGGTACACTTTGGCGATCAGGGCACACCTTTTCGCGCCGTGGACCGCATCAGTTATACCGTCAAACAGGGGGAAGTGGTCGGTATCGTGGGCGAATCTGGCTCAGGTAAGTCCGTCAGCTCGCTGGCATTGATGGGCTTAATCGATTTCCCCGGCAAGGTGATGGCCGATACCCTGGAGTTTGGTGGTCAAAATTTACAGGGCATCAGCGAGAAGCAGCGTCGGCAAATCGTCGGCTCTGAAGTGGCGATGATTTTTCAGGACCCGATGACCAGCCTAAATCCTTGCTACACCGTGGGTTTCCAGATCATGGAAGCTATCAAGGTGCATCAGGGCGGCAACAAAAAGACGCGTCGTCAGCGCACTATCGATCTGCTTAATCTGGTCGGTATTCCTGACCCGGCGTCACGTCTCGATGTTTATCCGCACCAACTTTCCGGTGGGATGAGCCAGCGCGTGATGATAGCTATGGCGATTGCCTGTCGGCCCAAACTGTTGATTGCCGATGAGCCAACCACCGCTCTCGATGTCACTATTCAGGCGCAAATTATCGAGCTGTTGCTGGAACTGCAACAGAAAGAAAATATGGCGCTGATGCTGATCACCCATGATTTAGCGCTGGTCGCCGAAGCGGCGCATCACATTATCGTCATGTACGCCGGGCAAGTGGTAGAGACCGGTCCTGCAGCCGAGATTTTCCGCGCGCCTCGTCATCCTTATACCCAGGCGCTGCTACGTTCGCTGCCGGAGTTTTCCACCGACAAGGCGCGCTTGCAGTCTCTGCCAGGCGTGGTGCCGGGCAAATATGACCGTCCAAATGGCTGTTTGTTGAACCCGCGCTGCCCTTACGCCAACGATCGCTGCCGTAAAGAGGAGCCTGCTTTGCAAGGCGAACCGGGCCGCCAGTCCAAATGTCATTATCCGCTGGATGATGCCGGGAGACCAACCTATGAGTCTTAA
- the dppA gene encoding dipeptide ABC transporter periplasmic-binding protein DppA, translated as MRISLGKSGLLKFSMGLIALTVAASVQAKTLVYCSEGSPEGFNPQLFTSGTTYDASSVPIYNRLVEFKTGTTEIVPGLAEKWDVSADGKTYTFHLRSGVKWQSSKDFKPTRDFNADDVLFSFNRQKDASNPYHKVSGGNYEYFDGMGMGDLISKIVKVDDHTVQFVLNHPESPFLADMAMDFASIMSSEYADDEMKAGTPEKIDLNPIGTGPFQMMQYQKDSRILYTAFKGYWGVKPKLDRLIFSITPDASIRYAKLQKNECQVMAYPNPADLAAMRKDTSINLMSEPGLNVGYLSFNTQKKPLDDVKVRQALTMAVNKKAIIEAVYQGAGQAAKNLIPPTMWGYNNDVKDYPYDPAKAKELLKEAGLPNGFTTDLWAMPVQRPYNPNARRMAEMIQADWAKIGVKANIVTYEWGEYLKRAKNGEHQTVMMGWTGDNGDPDNFFATLFSCQAAKDGSNYSRWCYKPFEDVIQPARAESDHDKRIALYKQAQVIMHDQAPALIIANSTVYEPVRKDVIGYVVDPLGKHHFENVDIK; from the coding sequence ATGAGAATTTCCTTGGGAAAATCAGGCCTGCTGAAGTTCAGTATGGGTTTGATTGCGCTAACCGTGGCAGCCAGCGTTCAGGCAAAAACGTTAGTTTATTGTTCTGAAGGCTCGCCAGAAGGCTTTAACCCGCAGCTTTTCACTTCGGGTACGACTTACGACGCTAGCTCCGTACCAATTTATAACCGTTTGGTTGAATTCAAAACCGGGACAACCGAAATCGTTCCTGGTCTGGCCGAGAAGTGGGACGTCAGTGCCGATGGTAAAACTTATACTTTCCATCTTCGTTCCGGCGTGAAGTGGCAGTCGAGCAAAGATTTCAAACCAACGCGTGATTTCAACGCTGACGACGTACTGTTTTCGTTCAACCGTCAAAAAGATGCCTCTAACCCTTACCACAAGGTATCGGGCGGCAACTACGAATACTTCGACGGTATGGGCATGGGCGATCTGATCAGTAAAATCGTTAAAGTTGACGATCACACTGTCCAGTTCGTGTTGAACCATCCTGAATCACCATTCCTGGCCGATATGGCGATGGATTTCGCGTCGATCATGTCATCTGAATATGCCGATGATGAAATGAAAGCCGGTACGCCAGAAAAAATCGACCTGAACCCAATCGGTACCGGTCCGTTCCAGATGATGCAGTACCAGAAAGACTCACGCATTCTGTACACCGCATTCAAAGGCTATTGGGGCGTGAAGCCTAAACTGGATCGCCTGATCTTCTCCATCACGCCTGACGCCTCAATCCGTTACGCTAAATTGCAGAAAAATGAGTGCCAGGTCATGGCCTATCCAAACCCTGCAGATTTGGCGGCAATGAGAAAAGACACCTCAATCAACCTGATGTCAGAACCAGGTCTGAACGTGGGTTATCTGTCGTTTAATACCCAGAAAAAACCGTTGGATGACGTGAAAGTTCGTCAGGCGCTGACCATGGCCGTGAACAAGAAAGCAATTATCGAAGCTGTTTATCAGGGCGCTGGCCAGGCGGCTAAAAACCTGATCCCACCAACAATGTGGGGCTATAACAACGACGTTAAAGATTATCCGTATGACCCGGCGAAAGCGAAAGAACTGCTGAAAGAAGCGGGCCTGCCAAACGGTTTTACTACCGACCTGTGGGCGATGCCGGTTCAGCGTCCTTATAACCCGAACGCGCGTCGTATGGCTGAGATGATTCAGGCTGACTGGGCGAAAATCGGTGTGAAAGCCAATATTGTTACCTACGAGTGGGGCGAATACCTCAAGCGTGCTAAAAACGGCGAACACCAGACTGTGATGATGGGCTGGACCGGCGACAATGGGGACCCGGATAACTTCTTCGCTACTCTGTTCAGCTGCCAGGCTGCCAAAGATGGTTCCAACTACTCAAGATGGTGTTACAAGCCGTTTGAAGACGTGATTCAGCCAGCCCGTGCTGAATCTGATCACGACAAACGTATTGCGCTCTACAAACAGGCTCAGGTGATCATGCATGACCAGGCTCCGGCTCTGATCATTGCCAACTCCACCGTTTACGAGCCAGTGCGTAAAGATGTGATCGGCTATGTAGTCGATCCACTTGGCAAGCACCACTTTGAAAATGTCGATATTAAGTAA
- the dppC gene encoding dipeptide ABC transporter permease DppC, whose product MTQVTEPVAGELVTGAPTPMPPMREFWHYFKRNKGAVTGLVYIIIMLVLAIGANVLAPHGPAEQFRDALLKPPVWMDGGSWKFLLGTDDVGRDILTRLMYGARLSLLVGCLVVVLSLIFGVIFGLFAGYYGGVVDAIIMRVVDIMLALPSLLLALVLVAIFGPSIVNASLALTFVALPHYVRLTRAAVLVEVNRDYVTASRVAGASATRQMFVNILPNCLAPLIVQASLGFSNAILDMAALGFLGMGAQPPTPEWGTMLSDVLQFAQSAWWVVTFPGVVILLTVLAFNLMGDGLRDALDPKLKQ is encoded by the coding sequence ATGACTCAAGTTACTGAACCTGTCGCCGGAGAACTGGTTACGGGCGCACCGACGCCCATGCCGCCAATGCGTGAGTTTTGGCACTACTTCAAGCGAAACAAAGGGGCCGTTACCGGTCTGGTTTACATCATCATCATGCTGGTATTGGCTATCGGCGCAAATGTGCTGGCTCCTCATGGCCCGGCTGAACAGTTCCGCGATGCGCTGCTGAAACCGCCGGTCTGGATGGATGGCGGCAGCTGGAAATTCCTGTTGGGCACCGATGACGTTGGCCGCGATATCCTGACTCGCCTGATGTACGGCGCGCGTCTTTCGCTGCTGGTCGGCTGTCTGGTGGTGGTTCTTTCACTGATTTTTGGCGTGATCTTTGGCCTGTTCGCGGGTTATTACGGCGGCGTGGTCGATGCAATCATCATGCGCGTAGTCGATATCATGCTGGCACTGCCGAGCCTGCTGCTGGCTCTGGTGCTGGTGGCAATTTTTGGCCCTTCGATTGTCAATGCGTCGCTGGCGCTGACCTTTGTCGCCTTGCCGCACTATGTTCGTTTAACTCGCGCTGCGGTGCTGGTTGAGGTCAATCGCGATTACGTGACTGCCTCCCGCGTGGCCGGGGCGAGTGCAACGCGTCAGATGTTTGTGAACATTTTGCCCAATTGTCTGGCTCCGCTGATCGTGCAGGCCTCACTCGGCTTCTCCAACGCCATCCTCGACATGGCGGCTCTCGGCTTCCTGGGCATGGGCGCACAGCCGCCAACGCCCGAGTGGGGCACAATGCTTTCCGATGTGTTGCAGTTCGCGCAAAGCGCCTGGTGGGTCGTGACCTTCCCTGGCGTGGTCATTCTGCTGACGGTATTGGCATTTAACCTGATGGGAGATGGCTTGCGTGATGCCCTCGACCCGAAACTCAAGCAGTAA
- a CDS encoding sugar kinase, with product MTIKNIAVIGECMIELSQKGDSLNRGFGGDTLNTAVYIARQVNDEELKVHYVTALGTDSFSNEMLAAWQKEGVETDLVQRLENKLPGLYVIETDPAGERTFYYWRNDAAARYWLNGPDSEALCEKLADFDYLYLSGISLAILSDDNRARLMALLNKCRGRGGKVIFDNNYRPRLWESKEQAQRAYMDMLSYTDIAFLTLDDEDLLWGKQPFEKVIARTHAIGVSEIVIKRGAESCIVSDSEAEEFEIPAVLLEKDKVIDTTAAGDSFSAGYLAKRLTGANAVESAQCGHLTASTVIQYRGAIIPLAAMPSK from the coding sequence ATGACTATAAAAAATATTGCCGTAATCGGCGAATGCATGATCGAGCTCTCACAAAAAGGCGATTCATTAAACCGAGGTTTTGGTGGCGATACGCTTAATACTGCGGTTTATATTGCTCGTCAGGTTAATGACGAGGAGCTGAAGGTGCATTACGTTACGGCACTCGGCACTGACAGTTTTAGCAATGAGATGCTGGCCGCCTGGCAGAAAGAAGGGGTTGAAACAGATCTTGTGCAGCGTCTGGAGAATAAATTACCGGGACTGTACGTAATTGAAACCGATCCTGCCGGCGAGAGAACCTTCTATTACTGGCGCAATGATGCCGCTGCACGTTACTGGCTCAATGGCCCGGACTCCGAAGCGCTGTGCGAGAAGCTGGCAGATTTTGATTATCTTTACCTCAGCGGGATAAGCCTGGCTATCCTGAGCGACGATAATCGTGCTCGGCTCATGGCATTGCTCAACAAGTGTCGCGGACGCGGCGGTAAGGTAATTTTTGATAACAATTACCGGCCACGCCTTTGGGAAAGTAAAGAACAGGCCCAGAGGGCCTACATGGATATGCTTTCCTATACTGACATCGCGTTCCTGACCCTCGACGATGAAGACCTGCTATGGGGTAAACAGCCCTTTGAGAAGGTGATAGCTCGGACCCATGCCATTGGAGTGAGCGAAATTGTGATAAAACGCGGGGCAGAAAGCTGCATAGTTTCGGATAGCGAAGCTGAAGAGTTTGAGATCCCGGCTGTTTTGCTGGAGAAAGACAAGGTAATCGACACCACTGCGGCGGGAGATTCTTTCAGTGCGGGGTATCTGGCCAAGAGGCTGACTGGTGCAAATGCCGTTGAATCGGCACAGTGCGGGCATCTTACCGCCAGCACTGTTATTCAGTATCGCGGGGCAATTATCCCGCTAGCCGCTATGCCTTCTAAATAG
- a CDS encoding dicarboxylate/amino acid:cation symporter: protein MKTTIFKSLYFQVLTAIALGVLLGHFYPELGAQMKPLGDGFVKLIKMIIAPVIFCTVVTGIAGMESMKAVGRTGAIALLYFEIVSTISLILGLIIVNVVQPGAGMNVDPAALDAKAVAVYAEQAQSQGIIPFLLDIIPNSVIGAFASGNILQVLLFAILFGFALHRLGDKGQLMFNFIDSFSKVIFGVINMIMRLAPIGAFGAMAFTIGKYGVGSLVQLGQLILCFYLTCVLFVVVVLGLIARFTGFNIFKFVNYIKEELLIVLGTSSSESALPRMLDKMEKLGCKKSVVGLVIPTGYSFNLDGTSIYLTMAAVFIAQATNTHLDIWHQITLLVVLLLSSKGAAGVTGSGFIVLAATLSAVGHLPVAGLALILGIDRFMSEARALTNLVGNGVATIVVAKWCDQLDEKQLNDTLSGKTALPVDKAA from the coding sequence ATGAAAACAACAATATTTAAGAGTCTTTATTTCCAGGTGTTGACTGCGATAGCCCTCGGGGTATTGCTGGGGCACTTTTATCCAGAGCTGGGGGCGCAGATGAAGCCGTTGGGTGATGGCTTTGTCAAACTGATCAAAATGATTATTGCTCCGGTAATCTTCTGTACTGTGGTTACCGGTATTGCAGGGATGGAAAGCATGAAAGCGGTCGGCCGTACTGGTGCGATTGCTTTACTTTATTTTGAAATCGTTAGCACTATCTCGCTGATACTCGGGTTGATTATCGTCAACGTCGTGCAGCCTGGTGCCGGAATGAATGTTGACCCGGCGGCGCTTGATGCCAAAGCGGTGGCCGTTTATGCCGAACAGGCGCAGAGCCAGGGGATTATTCCATTCCTGTTAGATATTATTCCTAACAGTGTGATTGGCGCGTTTGCCAGCGGGAATATCCTGCAAGTTCTGCTGTTCGCGATTCTGTTTGGTTTTGCCCTGCACCGCCTGGGCGACAAAGGCCAACTGATGTTTAACTTCATCGACAGCTTCTCGAAGGTGATTTTTGGCGTCATCAACATGATCATGCGCCTTGCTCCTATCGGTGCATTCGGGGCCATGGCCTTTACCATCGGTAAATACGGCGTTGGGTCGCTGGTACAGCTAGGTCAGCTGATCCTCTGCTTCTACCTGACTTGCGTGCTTTTTGTCGTGGTGGTTCTCGGCCTGATCGCGCGATTTACCGGTTTCAATATCTTCAAGTTTGTTAACTACATCAAAGAAGAATTGCTGATCGTACTGGGTACTTCTTCATCAGAATCGGCACTGCCGCGCATGCTCGACAAGATGGAGAAACTGGGTTGCAAGAAATCGGTGGTGGGGCTGGTTATTCCTACCGGCTACTCGTTTAACCTCGATGGAACGTCTATCTATCTGACCATGGCGGCGGTGTTTATTGCGCAGGCAACCAACACGCATCTGGATATCTGGCATCAGATTACCCTGCTGGTGGTGCTGCTGTTGTCCTCAAAAGGGGCGGCTGGCGTGACGGGCAGCGGATTTATCGTGCTGGCGGCAACGCTTTCTGCGGTTGGGCATCTGCCAGTTGCCGGTTTGGCACTGATTCTCGGTATTGACCGCTTTATGTCGGAAGCGCGTGCGTTGACTAACCTGGTCGGCAACGGTGTGGCGACTATCGTAGTAGCGAAATGGTGTGACCAGCTTGATGAAAAACAGCTGAATGACACCCTTTCTGGTAAAACGGCGCTGCCTGTCGACAAGGCTGCCTAA